DNA from Brassica napus cultivar Da-Ae chromosome C4, Da-Ae, whole genome shotgun sequence:
tatgcatatataattGTGGAGTTCATTACTTACGGAAAACCCAACCCAAAATTTCTTAAAACATGAAAGTTTAGAATTTCAATGGGTAGAACCCCTTGGAGGTGCTCTTACTTCCGCAATTACTTTCATACAAAGCCATAACCtcatgtctcttttttttttttgtaaaaaggctttcaattaaaaatactaaaaacatACAATGTATGGTTAAAACAACCATAAAGTTTGAATAAGTATGATGAGAAATACCTCATACTCAACCAAGCATTAGCTTACATAGAAGAAGACTTATGATTCATAAGCTTaatgaaacaagagagagatgaAACTACTAGGAGGATGGAGGGTAGTTTCCGCGGCCTCGACGACCCCTTTTACCCCTTCCTCTTACCGTTTTCCATTCCATATCTTGAAACTTTTGGACTGGTTTTATTGGCCTTCCACCTCGTGACATGTTGATGTTTGCCGTAGCATCACTCATATATCCTCTCTCATCATCTTGCTCATTACAAGCAATTTGAGTAACAGAAGGACTGTCATGTGCAGGAGAGTATAGAGGGACCAATGAATTGTCCGGTGAAACCGAGTTGGCCTCAAAGACAATAACAGGGGATGAAATTTCTTCCATAATATTAGCTTCAGTTGGAGAAGATTGTGTGTCTGCTAATGGTGATGAAGTCAAAAAAGAGTTGGAGCCAGTGGCTAAATATACCTTAGAGCAAGTGAGATTGTTTACTGGAGTGGAAAATTCCTTCAGCTCATCTCTGAGTTCAATACCACTTTCTTTAGTAGGTTCCAAAGTCTGCTCAGTAAGTTCCTCTCATGCTTCTTCAGCTGAGACCAAACTTGACTCCACATTTTCAGCTGGTAACACCAAGATATTTGATGCAACAGTAGGCTGCACTAATACTTTTTCCATTTCAACCTGAGGCTCTTCAGCGGGTAAATCCTCAAGTGTGGGACTTGTTTCCACATTCAATTGGACAGCTGGAAGGAGACATCTTTTTTCCATATGTCCCAAATGTCCACACCTACCACAAACACTTGGAATCCATGTATACTCAACATCCACCAAGAAAATATTACCTTGTTTGTCATCTAAGACAATTTTCTTTGGAAAAGGTTTATCAAGTTCTACTTCAACCAACAACTTTGCTTCTCCCAAACAAGTCGGATCACGTCGAGGTTTATGTGTTTGCATAGGCTCACCAAGTCCGGACGCCACGTGGCTGAGACCCAATCTTGAGTAGCAACTATCTGGAACATTTTTTAAGATTTACCCACACTGGGATTGTTGATACTTCAGGGACATTAAATGAGTTAACTGGTTTCCAAGGGGAGACAAATAACAAACAGTCATCAACATGCCAAACACCTCTTTGAATTACCCATTGTCGAGTTGAATCATGAGGTATATGAAACATGTAAGAGGAATCACTCAGCTTGCGGCAACCTATTCTACATGTTCTACCCCACAATCTATTCACCACATCATGGATTAAACCCCCAGGAGGAAGAGAGCAGCGATGAAAGTGGCCCATGATATATTCCTTTTTATTCTCTGGTCCTAACCGAAGCACTTGAGAAGGAATGGTTACCTGAGGCGTTCCATCATGTCGAAAAGTTGGCTTGGCCGCTCGGTAGAGGTTTCTGGTAGCAGGGTCCATTCTGGCTGCCCATGGAAACCTTAATGTTCCATCCTCTTTAAGTTCGGGGACCAGAATTTTTTGAACCGGCATACGAGGAAATTCTCTGGTAAGACTAGGATGGTCTTTTTTCTTCTGGTTTGACCCAAGTCCATCAGGCAATGTTGGCCAGAAAGAGTCAAGGAGATTGTTAAGATACTGCAGGTCAAAACCACTTGGCGTTGCAGGCGTTGGAGGAGTTGCAGGTGGTATAAAAGCAAGTGGTTTGGCCAAGGCTCCAATTGAAGGAACAAATTTAGGTATTGAAGAATCAACTGATATCTCTGGAGAAATGGTAGTTATTGGAGGGAGGCCAGTAGATGGAGATGATTTCGAACCTCCGGCCGCCTCTAGTTCTGGTTCAACACCAGAGTTGCTTACTCCCATTATGTATTCAGTTTCACTTGAATCCTTGAGAGTCGACTCCAAGTCGTTGACATCTATTTGATGCCTCATATCTTCAATACCATTGCTCACTACCGTAGGCTTAGACGACATCTCTGGTCCAGATATTTTTCCTTCAATCGAGACTGTGCCAGTCGATGTTACCGGCGGTGGAGACTCCATTGACCAGCAACACTTAGAAGGCCAACGAGGATCTGGAGTGGCTGTGGAATTAGTAGATGTCGTCTTGATTTTTTGACTCTCGTCGGTTGTTGGGGTTGAAGCCGAAAGAGAAGCTACATGTGTTCCTTGAATCGAAACCTCCTTCACCGTAATCTCGACAGGGATAAGCGTTGACTTCACCACATGTACACTAGTATTCAACGGAGACAAGGAGGGCAGAGAGGAAGAACGAGGGAGAACATTTACGGGGGTGCTGCGTTCTCGTCGTCAAGTTCAATTGGGGGTTTCATGGCAAGAGCACGAGAGAGTGAGGAAGTTAGTATGCTAGAGACGTTGAGAGGAGACGGGGCCAGATCTGGTGCTCGTGGTGAGCGACACGCCGGAGCGACGTCGAGAATAACTAGAAGAAACGGAAGCGGGGGTGTTTACTGTTtacctttctctttctctcgctcagtttattttgttaattcCTCCTTTTAAATTTCCTCAATAAGACCAATGAATTTTCCTAAGTCCTAACCTCATGTCTCTTCctaattgttttcttttatgtaCACTGAGAAAAAGAATCACGGATTCACGGTGATGTTTATATTGATATGTCCCTCTTGCTCGTTCTATTAGACGTAAATACAAGTGTAATGTCATCCTGACTATGTACGGGTAGCTCATTTTACTGAGACTAAACCATACTTGATATTTCCTTAAAAAATTCTGAGTgtctgatatcttgcatatttgcattgttttatctattcatccatgtgcattttcatcatagagattaggatttagacatgtttaggttgcattttgcatacatgagtctctattaggtactggagtgccacatggagttcttagggacatttggatgcatttggagctcgaaggaggtgaaataggtgatcattaaacgagcagagcatgggagcgacctcccggagtgacatcacgaagtcgctgtgtcccacctctcagagcgaccttcctaaagcgacgccatgaagtcgctcgcgttctccTTACTCCGAACcgtcttagatgaccctggagcgacctctcagagcgacctaccaaggtcgctcccgatccagagcgacccgttggagcgacacaccaaagtcgctcgcgacctctcacccggagacaccaaaaatcggccttggagcgacttcccggagcgacacctgcaagtcgctccgcgttactttgctgccgaaaatcatgatttcccgaggacctttttgcaatttattttggacgttttgcacttggaaaaacctatgttttaaacatcttttgtagccaccaggcaGACCATCTTTTGATCTATGGAGagatacacaaaaactctcttgagaagttcatctcttggattttgattgttatgttcttgtgttcttgttgatttcttatctatttctctacatgattaatctgaaatccaatatgggtttaagaggaatcatggagattagtgagtaatcaccttttgaattcatgggttagggagatcaagggtgattaggttagttctaggatgttttagtgtagatcattcttgttccttgctagtagagtattcataatgcatcttctgagttggccactcaaaagttgatcaataggcatttcccacccaaaaggtgtttgatgaaatgcctgagacaactctcctaggcttttagtatactttgccaaagacatttgttgttaaagatgctaagatagctaatagacttgttagtaatgattgctttcatattattcaaccaaagacatttgatgtttgagatatgttagcaaatgagcattcatctagacatagagcttgcttagaattgtgtctaggcttaaggttgatagtttgattgatcatttgccatccttagttcgatacttgatcacccaaggtctaatccctatgcccatgagttctcttttcccttagtcaagaagtatcattctgttattgctttctagttttagtcatagcttaaaacccatctaaatcattggttgcacttagattaagtgagtacttgcattctcagtgctttgatatccctcagaactggttcgacaatcactatactacaacatttgtcttaggagccttgaaaactcctaacatcaaattggcgccgttgccaaattctgagtagatttaaacattgagatttagtcacttgcttgagactaagtcattttaattttgttttgttactgattcttcttcttcacctacctttcactttcaggtgtatgaacttgaggagcaggggtccatcaaacctagttccaatagtagcagacatcagagcttttgagagggagtgtgctagagctagaagagaagaagaacaccaggcccacttggatattgatatggcagatccaccgcaaggggcagaacaccaaccgcgggcagctcgacccattggcacttacgaccgccccaacatacATGGTCACAGAttcggaatccgagcaccagctgtggcagccaacaactttgaggtcaagtcaggactcctcaacgtgatcgagaacaacaagtatcatggcttggctctggaggacccatttgatcacttggataggttcgacagctactgtgggttgtcaaaaaccaatggtgtgtccgaagatgccttaaagctcaagctattccctttctctttgggggataaggcacgtcagtgggagaagtctctacccagcgactctatcaccacttgggatgagtgcaagagagcattcttggagaaattcttctcatcctcaagaactgctaagctgagaaatgagatctccagtttccaacagaagaacttggaaggattcagtgaagcctgggagagattcaagggctaccaagctcaatgcccacaccatggtttctctaaggagagcttgctgagcacattctaccgtggtgctcttcctaagtacagggccagactggatacagctagcaatgggttcttcttggggagaactgaggaagatgcagaggagctggttgacaacatggtaaagagtgatgcagtctacagtggagaccacgacagaagcagtcgaacagatgataagcagacgaggaaggagttgaaagctctacaggataagatagacatcctccttgctgataaagccacacaagagcagctgcactttgttggtaacccaagccaagatacaccacctgttgtccatgaggttgagggtttggaaggtcaggaagagctgtgtttcatcaacaacaatggtagctggtacaaaaaagagcccaactttcagtacaacaactaccaacagaaatcctatcccaacaaccaacagagtggttatccgcctcgaaacaaccagcaaggcagctatcaacctcatcaaaacccctcatctggttcctctgctcctcaagagagcagcactgacaccctgctgaaacaaatcttggagtctcagactagaagtgagaagcatgttggttatgagttgaagaaccttcattccaagattgatgggagctacaatgagctcaacaacaagttctcacatcttgcttctacagtcaagaatttagagaatcagtttgcttccatgaacactcaccagactcgccagcaaggatctctacctggaaaatctgaccaaaaccccaaggaggccaaagctatcacccttaggagtggtaagcagttacctcctacaaccctcaccagggatgctgagaaactaggtgaggaggtggccatcaacttagatgatgaagtggtgattgttgatgagaaaatcaatgatgaaatcttggagaagattgtggaagccaagggtaaaggaaaggttggggaagagaagaaaacagtgaaggatggtgaagttcttgctccagcaagtgagaattcttttgttcctcctccctatgaacccaaactaccattccctggtagattcaagaggcagctgctagagaagtacaaggctttgtttgacaagcaaatgagtgaagctcaggttgcaatgcccatcatcgatgctttcatgttgattcctcaatacaacaagttcctgaaagatgttgtagctgcaaagaagaaggaaatggaaagcatgatgattcttacccatgagtgcagtgccatcatccaaaggcttgatgttccagagaagttagaggatccaggatgcttcacactaccttgtgctcttggacctatggtatttgagaaatgtctctgcgatttgggagctagtgtcagcgtgatgcctttgtctgttgcaaagaagcttggattcactcagtacaagaagtgtaaactctctctggtgttagctgatcgttcagtgaagtaccctgtgggcatcttagaggacctacctgtgaagattggaaggtatgagatacctacagattttgtggtgcttgagatgggtgaggaggctcaggacccattgattcttggaaggccattcttagctacagcaggagcaattgttaaggtgaaagagggcacgattgatctccatttgggtaaagggcatgttctccactttgacatcaaggagaaaatgaagaaaccaactgtgttcgggcaagccttctacattgaagagatgggcactcttactgatgagcaccttgaagagttaccacctgaggacgacgaggagggagcatctccctctactcattctccatagaaggtaacccactactttcccttgtatataccatttcgttttttgcatattagttttctctttttgggtatctctctctccttgacaacacagagactgtgtcatttaagtttgggggaggtaccaagtatttgatcacgtttgctttgatgattttgagtctcatgcattgcattatacatatatatttgcattaaaaaaaaaaattcatttagtttgcatcattggcatttctaggagagtctagagcatataggttgcatttacttgcattgggagcaatgatttgaaatgccttgtaaagaacattactttgcacctgaatagcttatgcacctctcaaaaacacttgtatgcttcgagccttgaagactcttcctgaaacttgttgattgctgaaactcagtctttgaagccaactacaaccttatttgaactgaacgaacttaatgcttcttgctcatggtcccttgtgtactgagtcatggctatacacacctgagttgtcacatcctttatgccaatcttattctgacaaactctagtggtagaccactcccaaaacctttccctccttttaagctttcattgtttgatgagtgaggccttcttcggaaagtcttacatgtgcataatgttgagagtatcgggaacgacaatgcttgatcttcattcttgctagattgggcactctattgtctagctataggtgggggggggggggttgtgattatgatttgggagcaatgaaaaaggaaaagaaataactctttgtgtttaagtgaattgtcttactgggataagtaaaaaaaaaaacctctagctcaagttatgaaaagtcttggcccccatttaaaaaaaaaaaaaaaatatgaaaagaaaagaaaaagaaagaaaaagggggctagcaaagttgttaggagctaagtaatgttttgaggttgtgaaaaatcccttgtagatttcaaagagaaggagttaatgttcttaggatcttttggtgagagatgtgagttgggtttgacatttgagaatgattgtgtaattgtatgtttgggaaaagggtagaacaatggagattgagcattgtatgcatgagttgatccctttcttagatatattatgtgcaatgtcaaggctacttgtttcgagagtaaaccaccttaaagattttatgtttcgaacctcttgaatcacttgaataaaagccttcccttacccaacccaatgacttggaccaactgaccatttgcaagaattcacttgatgctatgcttaatgaacttgagagttggctgatttgcatgtgtgaatgcatgatgatgagtgtagggatgaaaagagttgaataggcctagagaagctagagtataataagagaggatgtactaatgctgaatttagatgttgatttgagtgctttatgtgtttcttttggctatgagctctcaccttcaaacctctctccctatgagttctagaaagttcacttgtggacaagtaaaagaacaagtttgggggagttgatatcttgcatatttgcattgttttatctattcatccatgtgcattttcatcatagagattaggatttagacatgtttaggttgcattttgcatacatgagtctctattaggtactggagtgccacatggagttcttagggacatttggatgcatttggagctcgaaggaggtgaaataggtgatcattaaacgagcagagcatgggagcgacctcccggagcgacatcacgaagtcgctgtgtcccacctctcagagcgaccttcctaaagcgacgccatgaagtcgctcgcgttctcgttactccgaaccgtcttagatgaccctggagcgacctctcagagcgacctaccaaggtcgctcccgatccagagcgacccgttggagcgacacaccaaagtcgctcgcgacctctcacccggagacaccaaaaatcggccttggagcgacttcccggagcgacacctgcaagtcgctccgcgttactttgctgccgaaaatcatgatttcccgaggacctttttgcaatttattttggacgttttgcacttggaaaaacctatgttttaaacatcttttgtagccaccaggcaGACCATCTTTTGATCTATGGAGagatacacaaaaactctcttgagaagttcatctcttggattttgattgttatgttcttgtgttcttgttgatttcttatctatttctctacatgattaatctgaaatccaatatgggtttaagaggaatcatggagattagtgagtaatcaccttttgaattcatgggttagggagatcaagggtgattaggttagttctaggatgttttagtgtagatcattcttgttcattgctagtagagtattcataatgcatcttctgagttggccactcaaaagttgatcaataggcattttccacccaaaaggtgtttgatgaaatgcctgagacaactctcctaggcttttagtatactttgccaaagacatttgttgttaaagatgctaagatagctaatagacttgttcgtaatgattgctttcatattattcaaccaaagacatttgatgtttgagatatgttagcaaatgagcattcatctagacatagagcttgcttagaattgtgtctaggcttaaggttgatagtttgattgatcatttgccatccttagttcgatacttgatcacccaaggtctaatccctatgcccatgagttctcttttcccttagtcaagaagtatcattctgttattgctttctagttttagtcatagcttaaaacccatctaaatcattggttgcacttagattaagtgagtacttgcattctcagtgctttgatatccctcagaactggttcgacaatcactatactacaacatttgttttaggagccttgaaaactcctaacatcagtgTCCTCGGAAATTCTGATTTCGGTTTTTCAATTTTACAATCACTTCATTAGACACTCCATTTCGAATCTCTTAACAACACTACT
Protein-coding regions in this window:
- the LOC125585211 gene encoding uncharacterized protein LOC125585211 gives rise to the protein MESPPPVTSTGTVSIEGKISGPEMSSKPTVVSNGIEDMRHQIDVNDLESTLKDSSETEYIMGVSNSGVEPELEAAGGSKSSPSTGLPPITTISPEISVDSSIPKFVPSIGALAKPLAFIPPATPPTPATPSGFDLQYLNNLLDSFWPTLPDGLGSNQKKKDHPSLTREFPRMPVQKILVPELKEDGTLRFPWAARMDPATRNLYRAAKPTFRHDGTPQIVATQDWVSATWRPDLVSLCKHINLDVIRLVWEKQSCWLK